From the genome of Triticum aestivum cultivar Chinese Spring chromosome 3B, IWGSC CS RefSeq v2.1, whole genome shotgun sequence, one region includes:
- the LOC123071482 gene encoding cytochrome P450 94C1-like — protein sequence MGVEAALHGAAAEAELHGALSLQPHVAGAFFALAACTVALAALLAVARTRPPWWCDCAVCEAYLTASWAGEFDNLCDWYAHLLRRSPSQTVHVHVLRNVLTANPVTVDHMLRARFDNYPKGKPFSAILADLLGRGIFNVDGDAWLFQRKLAAAELASPALRAFASGVVASELRGRLVPLLDSACSHDDDGGKVLDLQDVFRRFAFDCICKISFGLDPGCLELSMPVSAFVDAFDTASMLSARRATAPLQIIWRLKRFFNVGDERKLRESVRLVDGFAAEVTRQRHKLGGAASGSDLLSRFMGSISDEKYLRDIVVSFVLAGRDTVASALTAFFLLLSDHPEVAAAIRDEVSRVAGDDDNDRPSFSKLKDMHYVHAALYESMRLFPPVQFDSKFAAGDDTLPDGTAVAKGTRVTYHAYAMGRMESVWGPDCSEFRPERWLRDGQFVPVSPYRYPVFQAGVRVCVGKDLALMEMKAVIVAVVRSFDIEAIGRSSRRPKFAPGLTATFAGGLPVRVRRRPRGVSGHSPPT from the coding sequence ATGGGCGTCGAGGCGGCGCTgcatggggcggcggcggaggcggagctgcaTGGGGCGCTCTCGCTGCAGCCGCACGTGGCCGGCGCCTTCTTCGCGCTCGCGGCGTGCACCGTGGCGCTCGCCGCCCTCCTGGCCGTGGCGCGCACGCGCCCGCCGTGGTGGTGCGACTGCGCGGTCTGCGAGGCCTACCTCACGGCGTCGTGGGCAGGCGAGTTCGACAACCTCTGCGACTGGTACGCGCACCTGCTGCGCCGCTCGCCGTCGCAGACCGTGCACGTGCACGTGCTCCGCAACGTGCTCACAGCCAACCCCGTCACCGTCGACCACATGCTGCGCGCGCGCTTCGATAACTACCCCAAGGGCAAGCCCTTCTCCGCCATCCTCGCCGACCTGCTCGGCCGCGGGATCTTTAACGTCGACGGAGACGCGTGGCTGTTCCAGCGGAAGCTCGCCGCGGCCGAGCTTGCGTCCCCGGCGCTCAGGGCTTTCGCCTCGGGCGTCGTCGCCTCCGAGCTGCGGGGCCGTCTCGTTCCCCTGCTTGACTCTGCATGTTCCCACGACGACGACGGTGGCAAGGTGCTGGACCTGCAGGACGTGTTCCGTCGCTTCGCCTTCGACTGCATATGCAAGATCTCCTTCGGCCTCGACCCGGGCTGCCTCGAGCTGTCCATGCCGGTATCGGCGTTCGTTGACGCGTTCGACACGGCGTCGATGCTCTCAGCGAGGCGCGCGACCGCCCCGTTGCAGATCATATGGCGGCTGAAGCGGTTCTTCAACGTCGGGGACGAGAGAAAGCTCCGGGAATCCGTGCGCCTCGTCGACGGGTTCGCCGCGGAGGTCACCCGGCAACGACACAAGCTCGGCGGCGCCGCGTCCGGCAGCGACCTCCTGTCGCGGTTCATGGGCTCCATCAGCGACGAGAAGTACCTCAGGGACATCGTCGTCAGTTTCGTGCTCGCCGGCCGCGACACAGTCGCCTCAGCGCTGAccgccttcttcctgctcctctccgATCACCCGGAGGTCGCCGCCGCCATCCGGGACGAGGTGTCACGCGTCGCGGGCGACGACGACAACGACCGGCCGAGCTTCAGCAAGCTCAAGGACATGCACTACGTGCACGCGGCGCTGTACGAGAGCATGCGGCTGTTCCCGCCGGTGCAGTTCGACTCCAAGTTCGCGGCGGGCGACGACACGCTCCCGGACGGCACGGCGGTGGCCAAGGGCACCCGGGTCACCTACCACGCCTACGCCATGGGCCGGATGGAGTCCGTGTGGGGCCCCGACTGCTCCGAGTTCCGGCCCGAGCGGTGGCTCCGCGACGGGCAGTTCGTCCCGGTGAGCCCGTACCGGTACCCGGTGTTCCAGGCCGGCGTGCGCGTCTGCGTCGGCAAGGACCTCGCGCTCATGGAGATGaaggccgtcatcgtcgccgtcgtcCGCAGCTTCGACATCGAGGCGATCGGCCGGAGCTCGCGCCGGCCCAAGTTCGCGCCGGGGCTGACGGCCACGTTCGCCGGCGGGTTGCCGGTCAGGGTCCGCCGGCGACCGCGTGGTGTGAGCGGGCACAGCCCACCAACCTGA